A genomic window from Blastococcus saxobsidens DD2 includes:
- a CDS encoding ABC transporter permease, with the protein MRPSEHVQPTGAVAGYRPERTLRLSVELRRQFKRRRTIGVFALMIALPLVLIAALQLGASEEAAENSRINLVDVATASGLNFTLFVLFATTGFFLVVVYALFFGDTVAVEAQWGSLRYALATPIPRMRLLRQKWLAALVQSVAALLTLAAVAVVAGGIAFGFGDIQTPVGVAIPQGDGMLRLAGMLGYLAVHLLVVGALAFWFSTITDAPLAAVGGSVFTMFVFAILDQVEQLGSIRDWFPTAEEFAWTDLLQTPIESGDLFRGVIQSLVYVAVFTALGFRHFARRDVTS; encoded by the coding sequence ATGAGACCGAGCGAGCACGTGCAACCGACCGGCGCCGTCGCCGGCTACCGGCCGGAGCGGACGCTGCGGCTGTCGGTGGAGCTGCGCCGGCAGTTCAAGCGGCGGCGCACCATCGGCGTCTTCGCGCTGATGATCGCGCTCCCGCTCGTGCTGATCGCGGCGCTGCAGCTGGGCGCCAGCGAGGAGGCGGCGGAGAACAGCCGGATCAACCTGGTCGACGTCGCGACGGCGAGCGGGCTGAACTTCACCCTGTTCGTGCTGTTCGCGACGACGGGGTTCTTCCTGGTCGTCGTGTACGCGCTGTTCTTCGGCGACACGGTGGCCGTCGAGGCGCAGTGGGGGTCGCTGCGGTACGCACTCGCCACCCCGATCCCGCGGATGCGGCTGCTCCGGCAGAAGTGGCTGGCCGCACTCGTGCAGTCGGTGGCGGCGCTGCTGACGCTGGCGGCGGTGGCCGTGGTCGCCGGCGGTATCGCGTTCGGCTTCGGCGACATCCAGACGCCGGTGGGGGTCGCCATCCCGCAGGGTGACGGGATGCTGCGGCTGGCCGGGATGCTCGGGTACCTCGCCGTTCACCTGCTGGTCGTCGGCGCGCTGGCGTTCTGGTTCTCCACGATCACCGACGCGCCGCTGGCGGCGGTCGGCGGTTCGGTGTTCACCATGTTCGTCTTCGCGATCCTCGACCAGGTGGAGCAGCTGGGCTCGATCCGCGACTGGTTCCCGACGGCGGAGGAGTTCGCCTGGACCGACCTGCTGCAGACGCCGATCGAGTCCGGTGACCTCTTCCGTGGCGTCATCCAGTCGCTGGTCTACGTCGCCGTCTTCACCGCGCTCGGCTTCCGGCACTTCGCCCGCCGCGACGTCACGTCATAA
- a CDS encoding HAD family hydrolase, with translation MAARIVYTDLDGTMVGPRGSFWHTAGRELTDGPAGALLDLHRAGVALVLVSGRTYEQVVEAARIFAADGAIAELGATIGWGSGRNTHRLRGELPEEFGDRTPMAVMAQLGVVEELIAAHPGRLEWHAPWHATHDTDALLRGRVDPLSVDAWLAERGAGWLTLKDNGAIPAASWMGLDADPAPPRVYHLMPRGISKGAAIAWDLARRGLSPADAVAIGDSVSDLDMAPAVGRLWITANGASVDGMTGLMGAVPNVAITDAAMGEGWAQAVRASL, from the coding sequence GTGGCAGCCCGCATCGTCTACACCGATCTCGACGGCACCATGGTCGGCCCCCGCGGCTCCTTCTGGCACACCGCCGGCCGCGAGCTGACCGACGGGCCGGCCGGTGCACTGCTCGACCTGCATCGGGCCGGGGTGGCATTGGTGCTGGTGAGCGGCCGGACCTACGAGCAGGTCGTGGAGGCCGCACGGATCTTCGCCGCCGACGGTGCGATCGCCGAGCTGGGCGCCACCATCGGCTGGGGCTCCGGGCGGAACACCCACCGGCTGCGCGGCGAGCTGCCCGAGGAGTTCGGCGACCGGACGCCGATGGCGGTGATGGCGCAGCTGGGCGTCGTCGAGGAACTGATCGCCGCCCACCCCGGACGGCTGGAGTGGCACGCCCCCTGGCACGCCACCCACGACACCGACGCCCTGCTGCGCGGTCGCGTCGACCCGCTGTCGGTCGACGCCTGGCTGGCCGAGCGGGGTGCCGGCTGGCTGACGCTGAAGGACAACGGCGCGATCCCGGCGGCGTCCTGGATGGGTCTGGACGCCGATCCCGCGCCGCCGCGGGTCTACCACCTGATGCCGCGCGGCATCTCCAAGGGCGCGGCCATCGCGTGGGACCTGGCGCGCCGCGGCCTCTCCCCCGCCGACGCCGTGGCCATCGGCGACAGCGTCAGCGACCTCGACATGGCGCCCGCGGTGGGCCGGCTGTGGATCACCGCGAACGGCGCGTCCGTCGACGGCATGACGGGGCTGATGGGCGCCGTCCCCAACGTGGCGATCACCGACGCCGCGATGGGTGAGGGCTGGGCACAGGCGGTGCGGGCGAGCTTGTGA
- the thrC gene encoding threonine synthase: MTLTAPGSAQADSSAGGPVPPCPARGLVCRNCGATFGLIAEHACAECFGPLEVDYDPEVMRAVTREQIEAGPQNIWRYAALLPVGQHPADRVSLDPGMTPLVRADRLAAELGLTGGLWVKDDSANPTHSFKDRVVSLAATAAKGLGYRKIACASTGNLANSVAAHAARMGLPSYVFIPADLEPGKVVQSAVYGQTLVAVDGSYDDVNRLTSELAETDEFEDTAFVNQNVRPYYAEGSKTMGYELAEQLGWRIPAQVVIPMASGSLLTKVDKAFRELVAAGIVEATEWTIFGAQSAGCDPIATAFDNGWDVVKPVKPTGIAKSLNIGNPADGPYALDAIRRTGGAVGRVGDDEIVQGIRDLARTTGVFAETAGGVTVAVLRQLVGNGRLDPAKETVVLNTGEGLKTLDPLEPVVGPTHRVEPSLKSARAAGLIG; this comes from the coding sequence ATGACTCTCACCGCTCCCGGTTCCGCCCAGGCCGACTCGTCTGCCGGCGGTCCGGTTCCCCCGTGCCCGGCCCGCGGGCTGGTCTGCCGCAACTGCGGCGCCACGTTCGGCCTGATCGCCGAGCACGCCTGCGCCGAGTGCTTCGGCCCGCTGGAGGTCGACTACGACCCCGAGGTGATGCGTGCGGTCACCCGTGAGCAGATCGAGGCCGGGCCGCAGAACATCTGGCGCTATGCGGCGCTGCTGCCGGTCGGCCAGCACCCGGCCGACCGGGTGTCCCTCGACCCGGGCATGACGCCGCTGGTCCGCGCCGACCGGCTGGCCGCGGAGCTGGGCCTCACCGGCGGCCTCTGGGTGAAGGACGACTCGGCCAACCCCACCCACTCGTTCAAGGACCGGGTGGTCAGCCTCGCCGCCACCGCCGCCAAGGGGCTGGGCTACCGGAAGATCGCCTGCGCCTCCACCGGCAACCTGGCCAACTCCGTGGCCGCGCACGCCGCCCGCATGGGGCTGCCGTCCTACGTGTTCATCCCCGCCGACCTCGAGCCGGGCAAGGTCGTCCAGTCCGCGGTCTACGGGCAGACGCTGGTCGCCGTCGACGGGTCCTACGACGACGTCAACCGGCTGACCAGCGAGCTCGCCGAGACCGACGAGTTCGAGGACACCGCCTTCGTGAACCAGAACGTCCGGCCGTACTACGCCGAGGGCTCCAAGACGATGGGCTACGAGCTCGCCGAGCAGCTCGGCTGGCGGATCCCGGCCCAGGTGGTCATCCCGATGGCGTCGGGCTCGCTGCTGACCAAGGTGGACAAGGCGTTCCGCGAGCTGGTCGCCGCCGGCATCGTCGAGGCCACCGAGTGGACCATCTTCGGCGCGCAGTCGGCCGGCTGCGACCCGATCGCCACCGCCTTCGACAACGGCTGGGACGTCGTCAAGCCGGTGAAGCCCACGGGCATCGCCAAGTCGCTGAACATCGGCAACCCCGCCGACGGCCCGTACGCCCTCGATGCCATCCGCCGCACCGGTGGCGCCGTGGGCCGGGTGGGGGACGACGAGATCGTCCAGGGCATCCGCGATCTCGCCCGCACCACCGGCGTCTTCGCCGAGACCGCCGGCGGTGTGACCGTCGCCGTCCTGCGCCAGCTGGTGGGCAACGGGCGGCTGGACCCGGCCAAGGAGACCGTCGTCCTCAACACCGGTGAGGGCCTCAAGACCCTCGACCCGCTGGAGCCGGTCGTCGGCCCGACCCACCGGGTCGAGCCGTCGCTGAAGTCGGCGCGGGCAGCCGGGCTCATCGGCTGA
- a CDS encoding cold-shock protein has product MAQGTVKWFNAEKGFGFIAVDGGQDVFVHYSAIQMDGYKSLEEGQRVSFEVVQGAKGPQADAVTAA; this is encoded by the coding sequence GTGGCACAGGGCACCGTGAAGTGGTTCAACGCCGAGAAGGGCTTCGGCTTCATCGCCGTCGACGGCGGCCAGGACGTCTTCGTCCACTACTCGGCCATCCAGATGGACGGGTACAAGAGCCTCGAGGAGGGCCAGCGGGTCAGCTTCGAGGTCGTCCAGGGCGCCAAGGGCCCGCAGGCCGACGCGGTCACCGCCGCCTGA
- the groL gene encoding chaperonin GroEL (60 kDa chaperone family; promotes refolding of misfolded polypeptides especially under stressful conditions; forms two stacked rings of heptamers to form a barrel-shaped 14mer; ends can be capped by GroES; misfolded proteins enter the barrel where they are refolded when GroES binds), with translation MAKMIAFEEEARRGLERGMNTLADAVKVTLGPKGRNVVLEKKWGAPTITNDGVSIAKEIELEDPWEKIGAELVKEVAKKTDDVAGDGTTTATVLAQALVREGLRNVAAGANPMALKKGIEKAVASVTEYLLATAKDVETKEQIAATASISAADPAIGELIAEAMDKVGKEGVITVEESNTFGLELELTEGMRFDKGYISPYFVTDAERMEAVLDDPYVLVVNSKISSVKDLLPLLEKVMQSGKPLAIIAEDVEGEGLATLVVNKIRGTFKSVAVKAPGFGDRRKAMLGDIAILTGGQVISEEVGLKLDTAGVELLGRARKVVVTKDETTIVEGAGDADQIQGRVNQIRSEIERSDSDYDREKLQERLAKLAGGVAVIKAGAATEVELKERKHRIEDAVRNAKAAVEEGIVAGGGVALAQATTVAFDKLELEGDEATGANIVRVALEAPLKQIAINAGLEGGVVAEKVRNSETGWGLNAATGEYVDLVAAGIIDPAKVTRSALQNAASIAALFLTTEAVIADKPEKNAPAMPNSDGMGGMDF, from the coding sequence ATGGCCAAGATGATCGCCTTCGAGGAAGAGGCGCGCCGCGGCCTCGAGCGGGGCATGAACACCCTCGCCGACGCCGTCAAGGTGACCCTCGGTCCCAAGGGCCGGAACGTCGTGCTGGAGAAGAAGTGGGGCGCCCCCACGATCACCAACGACGGCGTGAGCATCGCCAAGGAGATCGAGCTCGAGGACCCGTGGGAGAAGATCGGGGCCGAGCTGGTCAAGGAGGTCGCCAAGAAGACCGACGACGTCGCGGGTGACGGCACCACCACCGCCACCGTGCTCGCCCAGGCGCTCGTGCGCGAGGGCCTGCGCAACGTCGCCGCCGGTGCCAACCCGATGGCCCTGAAGAAGGGCATCGAGAAGGCCGTCGCCTCGGTCACCGAGTACCTCCTCGCCACGGCGAAGGACGTCGAGACCAAGGAGCAGATCGCCGCCACCGCGTCGATCTCCGCCGCCGACCCCGCCATCGGTGAGCTCATCGCCGAGGCGATGGACAAGGTGGGCAAGGAAGGCGTCATCACCGTCGAGGAGAGCAACACCTTCGGCCTCGAGCTCGAGCTCACCGAGGGCATGCGCTTCGACAAGGGTTACATCTCGCCCTACTTCGTCACCGACGCCGAGCGCATGGAGGCCGTCCTCGACGACCCGTACGTGCTCGTCGTCAACTCGAAGATCAGCTCGGTCAAGGACCTGCTCCCGCTGCTGGAGAAGGTCATGCAGTCGGGCAAGCCGCTGGCCATCATCGCCGAGGACGTCGAGGGCGAGGGCCTCGCGACCCTGGTCGTGAACAAGATCCGTGGCACCTTCAAGTCCGTCGCCGTCAAGGCCCCGGGCTTCGGTGACCGCCGCAAGGCCATGCTGGGCGACATCGCCATCCTCACCGGTGGCCAGGTCATCAGCGAGGAGGTCGGCCTCAAGCTCGACACCGCCGGCGTCGAGCTGCTCGGCCGCGCCCGCAAGGTCGTCGTCACCAAGGACGAGACGACGATCGTCGAGGGCGCCGGTGACGCCGACCAGATCCAGGGTCGGGTCAACCAGATCCGCAGCGAGATCGAGCGGTCGGACTCCGACTACGACCGCGAGAAGCTGCAGGAGCGCCTGGCCAAGCTGGCCGGTGGCGTCGCCGTCATCAAGGCCGGTGCCGCGACCGAGGTCGAGCTCAAGGAGCGCAAGCACCGCATCGAGGACGCGGTGCGCAACGCCAAGGCCGCCGTCGAGGAGGGCATCGTCGCCGGTGGTGGCGTCGCCCTGGCGCAGGCCACCACCGTCGCGTTCGACAAGCTCGAGCTCGAGGGTGACGAGGCCACCGGTGCCAACATCGTGCGCGTCGCGCTCGAGGCGCCGCTGAAGCAGATCGCGATCAACGCCGGCCTCGAGGGTGGCGTCGTCGCGGAGAAGGTCCGCAACTCCGAGACCGGCTGGGGCCTCAACGCCGCCACCGGCGAGTACGTGGACCTGGTCGCCGCCGGGATCATCGACCCCGCCAAGGTGACCCGCTCGGCGCTGCAGAACGCCGCCTCCATCGCGGCGCTCTTCCTCACCACCGAGGCCGTCATCGCGGACAAGCCGGAGAAGAACGCGCCGGCGATGCCGAACAGCGACGGCATGGGCGGCATGGACTTCTGA
- a CDS encoding VOC family protein codes for MTAPARFKDLCLDARDHQALANWWCAAIGYTRKDTLDDGTPREDDWPALIIDPSGAGPDIWINPVPEPKTAKNRLHFDVDGDRDALLAAGATLVRGQDDDIDWDVLADPEGNEFCVFAPE; via the coding sequence GTGACTGCTCCGGCCCGCTTCAAGGACCTCTGCCTCGACGCCCGTGACCACCAGGCCCTCGCGAACTGGTGGTGCGCCGCCATCGGCTACACCCGCAAGGACACGCTCGACGACGGCACGCCCCGCGAGGACGACTGGCCGGCGCTGATCATCGACCCGTCGGGCGCGGGGCCGGACATCTGGATCAACCCGGTTCCCGAGCCGAAGACGGCGAAGAACCGCCTCCACTTCGACGTCGACGGCGACCGGGACGCGCTGCTGGCCGCCGGCGCCACGCTCGTGCGGGGACAGGACGACGACATCGACTGGGACGTGCTGGCCGACCCCGAGGGAAACGAGTTCTGCGTCTTCGCGCCGGAGTGA
- a CDS encoding DUF72 domain-containing protein, giving the protein MAVIIGTSGWQYRDWRGAFYPPKLAQRLWLEHYVQHFATVESNNAFYRLPEHETFGKWRERTPPDFGWAVKASRFLTHIKRLREPEEPVARLMGRVAGLEHKLDTILLQLPPTLKADPELLRECLAQFPTGTRVAVEPRHESWWTDEVRALLERYGAALCWADRDEQPVAPLWRTTDWGYLRLHHGFEGWGYRPQTLQLWADRIVAAYGDEDVLVYFNNDPGCNAVIDAVVFAQAVRRAGGNPTRVPTADQATGLAWAPA; this is encoded by the coding sequence GTGGCTGTGATCATCGGGACCTCGGGCTGGCAGTACCGCGACTGGCGCGGTGCCTTCTACCCGCCGAAGCTCGCGCAGCGGCTGTGGCTGGAGCACTACGTCCAGCACTTCGCGACCGTGGAGAGCAACAACGCCTTCTACCGGCTGCCCGAGCACGAGACGTTCGGAAAGTGGCGGGAGCGCACGCCGCCGGACTTCGGGTGGGCGGTCAAGGCCAGCCGCTTCCTCACCCACATCAAGCGGCTGCGTGAACCCGAGGAGCCGGTCGCGCGGCTGATGGGCCGGGTCGCGGGCCTGGAGCACAAGCTCGACACGATCCTGCTGCAGCTGCCGCCCACGCTGAAGGCCGACCCGGAGCTGCTCCGCGAGTGCCTCGCGCAGTTCCCCACCGGCACCCGGGTGGCCGTGGAGCCGCGGCACGAGTCGTGGTGGACCGACGAGGTCCGCGCGCTGCTGGAGCGCTACGGCGCCGCGCTGTGCTGGGCCGACCGCGACGAGCAGCCGGTGGCGCCGCTGTGGCGCACCACCGACTGGGGGTACCTGCGGCTCCACCACGGGTTCGAGGGCTGGGGGTACCGCCCGCAGACGCTGCAGCTGTGGGCCGACCGGATCGTGGCCGCCTACGGCGACGAGGACGTGCTCGTCTACTTCAACAACGACCCCGGCTGCAACGCCGTCATCGACGCGGTGGTGTTCGCCCAGGCGGTCCGCCGGGCCGGGGGCAACCCGACGCGCGTGCCCACGGCCGACCAGGCGACCGGGCTGGCCTGGGCGCCTGCTTGA
- a CDS encoding SDR family oxidoreductase: MIAVTAAGGVTGTAVVRALMARGKRVRAVVPSRRPRPALDALGAEVVVGDLTGDLTAALTGAEALYLIWPNFDPAEATGAPAVLAAAAHAGVPRLVYHSVLRPQTRAMPHHAAKDRVEEALDGAVAGTAARWRVLQPCAYADNLDGQLPGAVETGELRSPWGLEQAQSFVDLRDVAEAAAVLVTEDGLDSGTFEAAGPEALTAPDVAALLSRHSARPVTAVDVAAMDDGTYAGRCRTAMFDWYRAHGFAGSPRVLTTLLGRPPRTVAEHLETI; encoded by the coding sequence GTGATCGCCGTGACCGCAGCCGGCGGGGTCACCGGCACCGCCGTCGTCCGGGCGCTGATGGCCCGCGGTAAACGGGTTCGCGCGGTGGTCCCGTCCCGGCGCCCGCGGCCGGCACTCGATGCGCTGGGCGCCGAAGTGGTCGTCGGCGACCTCACCGGCGACCTCACCGCCGCGCTGACCGGCGCCGAGGCCCTGTACCTGATCTGGCCGAACTTCGACCCGGCGGAGGCGACCGGCGCGCCCGCCGTCCTGGCGGCAGCCGCACACGCCGGGGTGCCGCGCCTGGTCTACCACTCGGTGCTCCGCCCCCAGACCCGGGCGATGCCGCACCACGCGGCCAAGGACCGCGTCGAGGAGGCCCTCGACGGCGCGGTCGCCGGCACGGCCGCGCGGTGGCGGGTGCTGCAGCCCTGCGCCTACGCCGACAACCTCGACGGGCAGCTGCCCGGAGCCGTGGAGACCGGCGAGCTGCGCAGCCCGTGGGGCCTCGAGCAGGCGCAGTCGTTCGTCGACCTGCGCGACGTCGCCGAGGCCGCCGCGGTCCTGGTCACCGAGGACGGGCTCGACAGCGGGACCTTCGAGGCCGCGGGCCCCGAGGCGCTCACCGCACCCGACGTCGCGGCGCTGCTGTCCCGGCACTCGGCGCGCCCGGTGACCGCCGTCGACGTCGCGGCGATGGACGACGGCACCTACGCCGGCCGCTGTCGCACCGCGATGTTCGACTGGTACCGGGCGCACGGCTTCGCCGGCAGCCCCCGGGTGCTCACCACCCTGCTCGGCCGGCCGCCGCGCACCGTCGCCGAGCACCTGGAGACCATCTGA
- a CDS encoding Gfo/Idh/MocA family protein, whose protein sequence is MNREIRWGVVGPGRIAEKVVEDFAVVPDARAVAVASRSQQRADAFAARHGLERAYGSYAEIIADPDVDVLYVATPHPQHHAIALAALRAGKALLVEKAFTATTAGAVEVVDTARQAGVFVMEAMWTRFQPAVVALNELVADGAIGEVRSVQADLGVAREYDPVDRLFALALGGGALLDLGVYVVSFAQMLLGTPDRVVATGSLFPSGADAEAAILLGWDDGRNAALTTSLKYALPGTARVVGTTGWIDVVPRFHHPDTIVLHRTGAEPETIARRQTGAGYAHELIEVTECLRAGRTESAVMPLADTLAVQEVLGQAAEQLGVRHAEAVEAP, encoded by the coding sequence GTGAACAGGGAGATCCGCTGGGGTGTCGTCGGGCCGGGCCGCATCGCGGAGAAGGTGGTCGAGGACTTCGCCGTCGTCCCCGATGCACGCGCGGTGGCCGTCGCATCCCGCTCGCAGCAGCGGGCCGACGCCTTCGCCGCCCGCCACGGACTGGAGCGGGCCTACGGCTCCTACGCCGAGATCATCGCCGACCCCGACGTCGACGTCCTCTACGTCGCGACCCCGCACCCGCAGCACCACGCGATCGCGCTGGCCGCCCTGCGGGCGGGCAAGGCGCTGCTGGTGGAGAAGGCGTTCACCGCCACCACCGCCGGCGCCGTGGAGGTGGTCGACACCGCACGGCAGGCCGGCGTCTTCGTCATGGAGGCGATGTGGACCCGGTTCCAGCCGGCCGTCGTCGCGCTGAACGAGCTGGTGGCCGACGGCGCCATCGGCGAGGTGCGGTCGGTGCAGGCCGACCTCGGCGTCGCCCGCGAGTACGACCCGGTCGACCGGCTGTTCGCCCTCGCGCTCGGCGGCGGCGCGCTGCTGGACCTGGGGGTGTACGTGGTCTCCTTCGCCCAGATGCTGCTGGGCACTCCCGACCGCGTCGTGGCCACGGGCTCGCTCTTCCCCTCCGGCGCCGACGCCGAGGCGGCGATCCTGCTCGGCTGGGACGACGGCCGCAACGCCGCGCTCACCACCTCGCTGAAGTACGCCCTACCCGGGACGGCGCGCGTCGTGGGGACGACGGGCTGGATCGACGTCGTCCCCCGCTTCCACCACCCCGACACGATCGTGCTGCACCGGACCGGCGCAGAGCCCGAGACGATCGCCCGCCGGCAGACCGGCGCCGGGTACGCGCACGAGCTGATCGAGGTCACCGAGTGCCTGCGGGCCGGCCGCACCGAGAGCGCCGTCATGCCGCTGGCCGACACCCTCGCGGTGCAGGAGGTGCTCGGCCAGGCCGCCGAGCAGCTCGGGGTGCGGCACGCCGAGGCCGTGGAGGCCCCGTGA
- a CDS encoding DUF4031 domain-containing protein, which produces MAVLIDSPVWPWRGRRWSHLVSDVSYDELHAFVAAELGIPRRAFQGDHYDIPEDLYAVAVAAGAEPVECRELLSRLLAAGLRQRKRATAAG; this is translated from the coding sequence GTGGCCGTGCTCATCGACTCCCCGGTGTGGCCGTGGCGCGGCCGCCGCTGGTCGCACCTGGTGAGCGACGTCAGCTACGACGAGCTGCACGCCTTCGTCGCGGCCGAGCTGGGCATCCCGCGCCGGGCGTTCCAGGGCGACCACTACGACATCCCGGAGGACCTCTACGCCGTCGCCGTCGCCGCCGGGGCGGAGCCGGTCGAGTGCCGGGAGCTGCTCAGCCGGCTGCTGGCGGCAGGGCTCCGTCAGCGGAAGCGCGCGACCGCAGCAGGGTGA
- a CDS encoding metal-dependent phosphohydrolase: MSGPVGFDAWAALADDSPTSRTEWAAVLAAWSEPHRRYHDLAHLAAVLGLLDRLSTDVPDPAAVALAAWYHDVVYDPRRPDNEEISAARARAGLRGLAPDERVDEVVRLVLLTAGHDPEPGDANGAALCDADLAVLASPPQAYAGYASAVRAEYGHLSDEVFTAGRIAVLERLLALPRLYRLPAAREWEPLARANLAAELTLLRSRASADGALPPAAG, encoded by the coding sequence GTGAGCGGCCCCGTCGGGTTCGACGCCTGGGCGGCGCTGGCCGACGACTCCCCCACCTCGCGCACCGAGTGGGCCGCCGTCCTCGCCGCGTGGAGCGAGCCGCACCGCCGGTACCACGACCTCGCGCACCTGGCGGCCGTCCTGGGGTTGCTCGACCGGCTGAGCACCGACGTCCCCGACCCCGCCGCGGTCGCGCTGGCCGCCTGGTACCACGACGTGGTGTACGACCCCCGGCGTCCGGACAACGAGGAGATCAGTGCCGCCCGCGCGCGGGCCGGGCTGCGCGGGCTGGCGCCCGACGAGCGGGTCGACGAGGTCGTCCGGCTGGTGCTGCTCACCGCCGGGCACGATCCCGAGCCCGGCGACGCCAACGGCGCGGCGCTGTGCGACGCCGACCTGGCCGTGCTGGCCAGCCCGCCGCAGGCCTACGCCGGCTACGCGTCGGCGGTCCGCGCCGAGTACGGCCACCTCTCCGACGAGGTCTTCACCGCCGGCCGGATCGCCGTCCTGGAACGGCTGCTCGCTCTCCCCCGGCTCTACCGGCTGCCCGCTGCCAGGGAGTGGGAGCCCCTGGCGCGCGCCAACCTGGCCGCCGAGCTCACCCTGCTGCGGTCGCGCGCTTCCGCTGACGGAGCCCTGCCGCCAGCAGCCGGCTGA
- a CDS encoding ArgE/DapE family deacylase, with protein MAELTAVEARVLSAVDERWAVERLCALIAVPSVGGTPAESEVQQLLGDWLEELGCTVDRWPIELAEASAAPDAPGQEVLRTEAWGVVGTVGGAGRPALVLSGHTDVVPPGDPARWAGDPFVPRIADGAVHGRGACDMKAGVVASLAAVHALRAAGVRLVRPLALHGVIGEEDGGLGAWATLRRGHTGDRCVIPEPTAQAVVTANAGALTFRLEITGHAAHAAMRDRGVSAVELFAHVHAGLIAYEAERQRDADPRFGDARFPYGISIGRVQAGDWASSVPDRLVAEGRYGVRVGEPVGTAKAALERRLAEISAGHPWLAEHPVRLTWTGGAFASGQLPAGHRLLDDVRAAVTDAGGPHPGEGAVAAGSDLRQYAAAGIPTLHYGPGDLHLAHGPLEQVPITELVTAARAFALLALRTCGVR; from the coding sequence GTGGCCGAGCTGACCGCCGTCGAGGCGCGCGTGCTCTCCGCTGTCGACGAGCGGTGGGCGGTCGAGCGGCTGTGCGCGCTGATCGCCGTCCCGTCGGTCGGTGGCACGCCCGCCGAGAGCGAGGTGCAGCAGCTGCTCGGCGACTGGCTGGAGGAGCTGGGCTGCACGGTCGATCGCTGGCCGATCGAGCTCGCCGAGGCGTCCGCGGCTCCCGACGCCCCGGGCCAGGAGGTCCTGCGCACCGAGGCGTGGGGCGTCGTCGGCACGGTGGGCGGTGCGGGCAGGCCCGCGCTGGTCCTGTCCGGGCACACCGACGTCGTCCCGCCCGGCGACCCCGCCCGCTGGGCCGGCGACCCGTTCGTGCCCCGGATCGCCGACGGCGCGGTGCACGGCCGCGGCGCCTGCGACATGAAGGCCGGCGTCGTCGCCTCGCTGGCCGCCGTGCACGCCCTGCGGGCGGCGGGGGTGCGCCTGGTCCGGCCGCTCGCGCTGCACGGCGTGATCGGCGAGGAGGACGGCGGGCTCGGCGCATGGGCCACCCTGCGCCGCGGCCACACCGGCGACCGCTGCGTCATCCCCGAGCCCACGGCGCAGGCCGTCGTCACCGCCAACGCCGGGGCGCTGACCTTCCGGCTGGAGATCACCGGGCATGCCGCACACGCCGCCATGCGCGACCGGGGCGTCAGCGCGGTCGAGCTGTTCGCGCACGTGCACGCCGGGCTGATCGCGTACGAGGCCGAACGGCAGCGCGACGCCGACCCGCGGTTCGGCGACGCGCGCTTCCCCTACGGCATCTCGATCGGCCGGGTGCAGGCCGGCGACTGGGCGAGCTCCGTACCGGACCGGCTGGTCGCCGAGGGCCGGTATGGCGTCCGCGTGGGCGAGCCGGTGGGGACGGCGAAGGCGGCGCTCGAACGCCGGCTGGCCGAGATCTCCGCCGGCCACCCGTGGCTGGCCGAGCACCCGGTGCGGCTGACCTGGACCGGCGGGGCGTTCGCCAGCGGCCAGCTCCCGGCGGGGCACCGGTTGCTGGACGACGTCCGTGCGGCCGTCACCGACGCCGGCGGTCCGCACCCGGGGGAGGGTGCGGTCGCCGCGGGCAGCGACCTGCGCCAGTACGCCGCCGCCGGCATCCCCACCCTGCACTACGGCCCCGGCGACCTGCACCTGGCGCACGGCCCGCTGGAGCAGGTGCCCATCACCGAGCTGGTCACCGCCGCCCGCGCCTTCGCGCTGCTGGCGCTGCGCACCTGCGGGGTGCGGTGA